In Carya illinoinensis cultivar Pawnee chromosome 6, C.illinoinensisPawnee_v1, whole genome shotgun sequence, a single genomic region encodes these proteins:
- the LOC122313328 gene encoding kinesin-like protein KIN-7E isoform X1 — protein MGAIGGEELMKWEKMQGVSGREEKILVLVRLRPLSEKESASNEVADWECINDTTILYRNTLREGSTFPSAYSFDKVFRGDCSTRQVYEEGAQTIALSVVSGINSSIFAYGQTSSGKTYTMVGITEYTVADIFDYIQRHDERAFVLKFSAIEIYNEAVRDLLSTDNTPLRLLDDPERGTIVEKVTEETLRDWNHFKELLSICEAQRQIGETLLNERSSRSHQIIKLTIESSAREFLGKGNSTTLAASVNFIDLAGSERASQALSAGARLKEGCHINRSLLTLGTVIRKLSKGRHGHINYRDSKLTRILQPCLGGNARTAIICTLSPARSHVEQTRNTLLFACCAKEVTTKAQVNVVMSDKALVKHLQKELARLESELKSPTPASSTSDYAALLRKKDLRIEKMEKEIRELTKQRDLAESRIQDLLRMIGNEQNSTQASFSDHPISHGEDMSDDDCSVSESSVADHGYPNVGVRKFENPHYDDGDGDGDGRIYPEDHSLSDGKQLVRSHFSQRQEDSAVGTTEDADDYCKEVRCIEMEESSKDNNSESRALRTGRNEETLALNVSRDGDGAGQEIMSTPVNANREAMEAGMMSSGRLKLTRSWSCRADLMTDSIESTPLNWFEREFPGRPESFRRKLPLLTYDANARSLSRNDSQSSIGTASIDEQQAKGTKTSADVEITSIQTFVAGLKQMAKLDYEKQLVDGQDQGTGPTVDKFGKDVQDVGVDPILPALEAPLDWPLEFERQQRTIIELWHTCNVSLVHRTYFFLLFKGDPTDSIYLGVELRRLSFLKESFSHGNQTLENGRTLTLVSSMKALRREREMLSKLLQKRFSEEERKRLFQRWGIALDSKRRRLQLVNQLWGNTNDTNHIIESAAIVAKLIRFVERGRALKEMFGLSFASPNTRRRSFNWKNRKAILV, from the exons ATGGGAGCAATAGGTGGGGAAGAGCTAATGAAGTGGGAGAAGATGCAAGGAGTGAGTGGTCGGGAGGAGAAGATTCTTGTTCTCGTCAGATTGAGGCCATTGAGTGAGAAAGAGAGTGCATCGAATGAAGTTGCAGACTGGGAATGCATCAACGACACCACAATCTTATACCGGAACACCTTGCGCGAGGGATCCACATTTCCAAGTGCCTATTCTTTTG ACAAAGTATTTCGGGGTGACTGCTCTACAAGACAGGTATATGAGGAAGGGGCCCAAACAATTGCTCTTTCAGTTGTCAGTGGTATCAACT CTAGTATTTTTGCATATGGGCAAACAAGCAGCGGAAAGACATACACTATGGTTGGAATTACCGAGTACACAGTGGCAGACATATTTGACTATATACAAAGG CATGATGAAAGAGCGTTTGTTTTGAAGTTCTCAGCAATTGAGATATACAATGAAGCTGTCAGAGACCTTCTTAGCACAGATAATACTCCTCTTAGGCTGCTAGATGATCCTGAG CGAGGGACTATCGTGGAGAAAGTTACAGAAGAAACTTTGAGGGACTGGAACCATTTTAAGGAGCTCCTTTCCATTTGTGAAG CTCAAAGACAGATAGGAGAGACATTGCTGAATGAGAGAAGTTCCAGATCTCATCAAATTATCAAATTG ACAATCGAAAGTTCTGCTCGCGAGTTCTTAGGCAAAGGCAATTCAACCACCCTTGCAGCAAGTGTG AATTTTATAGATTTGGCAGGGAGCGAGCGTGCATCTCAAGCATTATCGGCTGGGGCAAGATTGAAAGAAGGTTGCCACATAAATCGTAGTTTACTTACTCTGGGAACCGTTATTCGTAAATTAAG TAAGGGAAGACATGGACACATCAATTACAGAGATTCTAAGTTGACTCGCATTCTGCAGCCTTGCTTGGGTGGCAATGCTAGAACTGCCATCATTTGCACTTTGAGTCCTGCACGAAGCCATGTTGAGCAGACTAGAAACACACTTTTGTTTGCTTGTTGTGCAAAAGAAGTGACGACAAAAGCACAGGTCAATGTTGTCATGTCCGATAAGGCCTTGGTGAAGCATTTGCAAAAAGAGCTGGCTAGGTTGGAGAGTGAGTTGAAAAGTCCCACCCCTGCTTCCTCAACAAGTGATTATGCAGCACTACTGAGAAAGAAAGATCTCCGGATTGAAAAG ATGGAGAAGGAAATTAGAGAGCTAACTAAGCAACGAGATCTTGCCGAATCGCGGATTCAGGATTTGCTTCGCATGATTGGAAATGAACAAAATTCAACACAA GCTAGTTTTAGTGATCATCCTATATCTCATGGGGAAGATATGTCAGATGATGATTGTTCAGTATCAGAATCAAGTGTTGCTGATCATGGTTATCCAAATGTAGGTGTCAGAAAGTTTGAAAATCCTCATTATGatgatggagatggagatggagatggcAGGATCTATCCAGAGGACCATTCTCTTTCTGATGGAAAGCAATTGGTTAGATCTCATTTTAGTCAGAGGCAAGAGGACAGTGCAGTAGGAACTACAGAAGATGCTGATGACTACTGCAAGGAAGTTAGATGTATTGAGATGGAAGAGTCAAGCAAGGACAATAATTCTGAATCCCGTGCCTTAAGAACTGGTAGAAATGAAGAAACACTGGCTTTGAATGTGTCTAGGGATGGAGATGGAGCTGGCCAGGAAATTATGTCGACTCCTGTGAATGCAAATAGAGAA GCCATGGAAGCTGGTATGATGAGCTCTGGAAGGCTTAAGTTAACGAGGAGCTGGAGTTGTAGGGCAGATCTCATGACTGACTCAATTGAGAGCACCCCACTTAATTGGTTTGAAAGAGAATTCCCTGGAAGACCAGAAAGTTTTAGAAGGAAGTTACCTTTATTAACTTATGATGCCAACGCTAGAAGCTTGTCAAGAAATGATTCTCAGTCTTCTATTGGGACTGCTTCCATAGATGAGCAACAAGCAAAGGGCACCAAAACTTCTGCAGATGTGGAAATTACAAGCATCCAAACTTTTGTTGCGGGACTAAAGCAAATGGCTAAACTTGATTATGAGAAGCAACTTGTTGACGGTCAG GATCAGGGGACAGGACCAACTGTTGATAAGTTTGGAAAGGATGTGCAAGATGTAGGAGTTGATCCAATACTTCCAGCACTAGAAGCTCCTCTAGATTGGCCTCTGGAATTTGAGAGGCAGCAGAGAACGATAATTGAACTCTGGCACACCTGCAATGTATCACTAGTCCACAGAACCTACTTCTTCCTGCTCTTCAAAGGTGATCCAACGGATTCCATTTACCTTGGGGTGGAGCTAAGGAGATTATCTTTCCTCAAGGAATCATTTTCTCATGGAAATCAGACTCTGGAAAATGGTCGGACTCTCACACTGGTCtcaag CATGAAGGCTCTTCGTCGGGAGAGAGAGATGCTGAGCAAGCTATTGCAGAAAAGATTTTcagaggaagagagaaagagacttTTCCAAAGATGGGGTATTGCATTGGACTCAAAGCGCAGGAGACTGCAGCTGGTCAACCAACTGTGGGGCAACACAAATGATACGAATCACATCATAGAGAGTGCTGCTATTGTTGCAAAGTTGATAAGGTTTGTAGAGCGGGGGCGGGCCCTCAAAGAGATGTTTGGGCTTAGTTTCGCTTCTCCGAATACAAGACGGAGATCATTTAACTGGAAAAACAGAAAGGCAATCCTCGTGTGA
- the LOC122313328 gene encoding kinesin-like protein KIN-7E isoform X2 codes for MGAIGGEELMKWEKMQGVSGREEKILVLVRLRPLSEKESASNEVADWECINDTTILYRNTLREGSTFPSAYSFDKVFRGDCSTRQVYEEGAQTIALSVVSGINSSIFAYGQTSSGKTYTMVGITEYTVADIFDYIQRHDERAFVLKFSAIEIYNEAVRDLLSTDNTPLRLLDDPERGTIVEKVTEETLRDWNHFKELLSICEAQRQIGETLLNERSSRSHQIIKLTIESSAREFLGKGNSTTLAASVNFIDLAGSERASQALSAGARLKEGCHINRSLLTLGTVIRKLSKGRHGHINYRDSKLTRILQPCLGGNARTAIICTLSPARSHVEQTRNTLLFACCAKEVTTKAQVNVVMSDKALVKHLQKELARLESELKSPTPASSTSDYAALLRKKDLRIEKMEKEIRELTKQRDLAESRIQDLLRMIGNEQNSTQASFSDHPISHGEDMSDDDCSVSESSVADHGYPNVGVRKFENPHYDDGDGDGDGRIYPEDHSLSDGKQLVRSHFSQRQEDSAVGTTEDADDYCKEVRCIEMEESSKDNNSESRALRTGRNEETLALNVSRDGDGAGQEIMSTPVNANREAMEAGMMSSGRLKLTRSWSCRADLMTDSIESTPLNWFEREFPGRPESFRRKLPLLTYDANARSLSRNDSQSSIGTASIDEQQAKGTKTSADVEITSIQTFVAGLKQMAKLDYEKQLVDGQGTGPTVDKFGKDVQDVGVDPILPALEAPLDWPLEFERQQRTIIELWHTCNVSLVHRTYFFLLFKGDPTDSIYLGVELRRLSFLKESFSHGNQTLENGRTLTLVSSMKALRREREMLSKLLQKRFSEEERKRLFQRWGIALDSKRRRLQLVNQLWGNTNDTNHIIESAAIVAKLIRFVERGRALKEMFGLSFASPNTRRRSFNWKNRKAILV; via the exons ATGGGAGCAATAGGTGGGGAAGAGCTAATGAAGTGGGAGAAGATGCAAGGAGTGAGTGGTCGGGAGGAGAAGATTCTTGTTCTCGTCAGATTGAGGCCATTGAGTGAGAAAGAGAGTGCATCGAATGAAGTTGCAGACTGGGAATGCATCAACGACACCACAATCTTATACCGGAACACCTTGCGCGAGGGATCCACATTTCCAAGTGCCTATTCTTTTG ACAAAGTATTTCGGGGTGACTGCTCTACAAGACAGGTATATGAGGAAGGGGCCCAAACAATTGCTCTTTCAGTTGTCAGTGGTATCAACT CTAGTATTTTTGCATATGGGCAAACAAGCAGCGGAAAGACATACACTATGGTTGGAATTACCGAGTACACAGTGGCAGACATATTTGACTATATACAAAGG CATGATGAAAGAGCGTTTGTTTTGAAGTTCTCAGCAATTGAGATATACAATGAAGCTGTCAGAGACCTTCTTAGCACAGATAATACTCCTCTTAGGCTGCTAGATGATCCTGAG CGAGGGACTATCGTGGAGAAAGTTACAGAAGAAACTTTGAGGGACTGGAACCATTTTAAGGAGCTCCTTTCCATTTGTGAAG CTCAAAGACAGATAGGAGAGACATTGCTGAATGAGAGAAGTTCCAGATCTCATCAAATTATCAAATTG ACAATCGAAAGTTCTGCTCGCGAGTTCTTAGGCAAAGGCAATTCAACCACCCTTGCAGCAAGTGTG AATTTTATAGATTTGGCAGGGAGCGAGCGTGCATCTCAAGCATTATCGGCTGGGGCAAGATTGAAAGAAGGTTGCCACATAAATCGTAGTTTACTTACTCTGGGAACCGTTATTCGTAAATTAAG TAAGGGAAGACATGGACACATCAATTACAGAGATTCTAAGTTGACTCGCATTCTGCAGCCTTGCTTGGGTGGCAATGCTAGAACTGCCATCATTTGCACTTTGAGTCCTGCACGAAGCCATGTTGAGCAGACTAGAAACACACTTTTGTTTGCTTGTTGTGCAAAAGAAGTGACGACAAAAGCACAGGTCAATGTTGTCATGTCCGATAAGGCCTTGGTGAAGCATTTGCAAAAAGAGCTGGCTAGGTTGGAGAGTGAGTTGAAAAGTCCCACCCCTGCTTCCTCAACAAGTGATTATGCAGCACTACTGAGAAAGAAAGATCTCCGGATTGAAAAG ATGGAGAAGGAAATTAGAGAGCTAACTAAGCAACGAGATCTTGCCGAATCGCGGATTCAGGATTTGCTTCGCATGATTGGAAATGAACAAAATTCAACACAA GCTAGTTTTAGTGATCATCCTATATCTCATGGGGAAGATATGTCAGATGATGATTGTTCAGTATCAGAATCAAGTGTTGCTGATCATGGTTATCCAAATGTAGGTGTCAGAAAGTTTGAAAATCCTCATTATGatgatggagatggagatggagatggcAGGATCTATCCAGAGGACCATTCTCTTTCTGATGGAAAGCAATTGGTTAGATCTCATTTTAGTCAGAGGCAAGAGGACAGTGCAGTAGGAACTACAGAAGATGCTGATGACTACTGCAAGGAAGTTAGATGTATTGAGATGGAAGAGTCAAGCAAGGACAATAATTCTGAATCCCGTGCCTTAAGAACTGGTAGAAATGAAGAAACACTGGCTTTGAATGTGTCTAGGGATGGAGATGGAGCTGGCCAGGAAATTATGTCGACTCCTGTGAATGCAAATAGAGAA GCCATGGAAGCTGGTATGATGAGCTCTGGAAGGCTTAAGTTAACGAGGAGCTGGAGTTGTAGGGCAGATCTCATGACTGACTCAATTGAGAGCACCCCACTTAATTGGTTTGAAAGAGAATTCCCTGGAAGACCAGAAAGTTTTAGAAGGAAGTTACCTTTATTAACTTATGATGCCAACGCTAGAAGCTTGTCAAGAAATGATTCTCAGTCTTCTATTGGGACTGCTTCCATAGATGAGCAACAAGCAAAGGGCACCAAAACTTCTGCAGATGTGGAAATTACAAGCATCCAAACTTTTGTTGCGGGACTAAAGCAAATGGCTAAACTTGATTATGAGAAGCAACTTGTTGACGGTCAG GGGACAGGACCAACTGTTGATAAGTTTGGAAAGGATGTGCAAGATGTAGGAGTTGATCCAATACTTCCAGCACTAGAAGCTCCTCTAGATTGGCCTCTGGAATTTGAGAGGCAGCAGAGAACGATAATTGAACTCTGGCACACCTGCAATGTATCACTAGTCCACAGAACCTACTTCTTCCTGCTCTTCAAAGGTGATCCAACGGATTCCATTTACCTTGGGGTGGAGCTAAGGAGATTATCTTTCCTCAAGGAATCATTTTCTCATGGAAATCAGACTCTGGAAAATGGTCGGACTCTCACACTGGTCtcaag CATGAAGGCTCTTCGTCGGGAGAGAGAGATGCTGAGCAAGCTATTGCAGAAAAGATTTTcagaggaagagagaaagagacttTTCCAAAGATGGGGTATTGCATTGGACTCAAAGCGCAGGAGACTGCAGCTGGTCAACCAACTGTGGGGCAACACAAATGATACGAATCACATCATAGAGAGTGCTGCTATTGTTGCAAAGTTGATAAGGTTTGTAGAGCGGGGGCGGGCCCTCAAAGAGATGTTTGGGCTTAGTTTCGCTTCTCCGAATACAAGACGGAGATCATTTAACTGGAAAAACAGAAAGGCAATCCTCGTGTGA
- the LOC122313148 gene encoding arginine decarboxylase-like, with the protein MPAMACCVDAATARFPPGYAVATPAAGSSFLAPVPLSGVPPASNNVEASHWSPSLSAELYNIDGWGAPYFSVNESGNLSVRPYGAATLAHQEIDLLKIVKKVSDPKLLGGLGLQLPLIVRLPDVLKNRLQSLQSAFDLAVQSQGYGAHYQGVYPVKCNQDRFVVEDIVRFGSPFRFGLEAGSKPELLLAMSCLCKGNPQSLLICNGFKDAEYISLALLARNLALNTVIVLEQEEELDLVIDLSKKLSVRPVIGIRAKLRTKHSGHFGSTSGEKGKFGLTTTQILRVVRKLEQVDMLDCLQLLHFHIGSQIPSTALLSDGVGEAAQIYCELVRLGAHMQVIDIGGGLGIDYDGSKSSESDISVGYSLEDYASTVVEAVRLACDRRSVKHPVICSESGRAIVSHHSVLIFEAVSASTYESPAVSPFGLQYIVEGLPDEARADYENLSDAAMRGEYETCLLYADQLKQRCVDQFKDGSLGMEQLAAVDGLCDLVSKEIGAVDPVRTYHVNLSIFTSIPDFWGIGQIFPIVPIHRLDQRPSGRGILSDLTCDSDGKIDKFIGGESSLPLHELEGDGRYYLGMFLGGAYEEAIGGLHNLFGGPSVVRVSQSDGPQSFAVTRAVPGPSCEDVLRVMQHEPELMFQTLKHRAEECVDGNSIAATASLAACARSFRNMPYLVVGASSCSMTAINNSGFYYCNEDAYNDPAAAEDEQWSYGVA; encoded by the coding sequence ATGCCGGCCATGGCGTGTTGCGTGGACGCTGCTACAGCTCGATTCCCTCCCGGCTACGCTGTTGCCACGCCGGCGGCGGGTAGCTCTTTTCTCGCGCCGGTCCCACTTTCCGGCGTTCCTCCAGCAAGCAACAACGTGGAGGCATCCCATTGGTCGCCTTCCCTTTCGGCCGAGCTCTACAATATCGACGGATGGGGCGCGCCTTACTTCTCGGTCAACGAGTCTGGGAACTTGTCGGTGCGCCCATATGGAGCGGCTACGCTGGCACACCAGGAGATAGATTTACTGAAGATTGTAAAGAAAGTCTCGGATCCGAAATTGTTGGGTGGGCTGGGGTTGCAGTTGCCCCTGATTGTTCGCCTGCCTGACGTGCTCAAGAACCGGCTCCAGTCCCTCCAGTCTGCTTTTGATCTCGCGGTCCAGTCCCAGGGCTATGGGGCTCATTACCAGGGCGTATATCCTGTGAAATGCAATCAAGACCGGTTCGTTGTCGAGGACATAGTGAGATTCGGGTCCCCCTTTCGGTTCGGTTTGGAGGCTGGTTCGAAACCGGAGCTCCTTTTGGCGATGAGCTGCTTGTGTAAAGGTAATCCACAGTCACTTCTGATTTGTAATGGGTTCAAGGACGCAGAGTACATTTCCCTCGCTTTGCTTGCAAGAAATCTCGCCCTGAACACTGTGATTGTACTTGAGCAAGAAGAGGAACTTGATTTGGTCATCGATTTGAGCAAGAAGCTCTCTGTTCGACCTGTAATTGGTATAAGGGCGAAACTGAGGACGAAGCATTCGGGACATTTCGGGTCGACATCGGGTGAGAAAGGGAAATTCGGGTTGACAACGACTCAGATTTTGCGCGTGGTGAGGAAGCTTGAGCAGGTGGATATGCTTGATTGCCTGCAATTGCTGCATTTCCATATTGGCTCTCAGATCCCTTCCACAGCTTTACTAAGCGATGGTGTCGGCGAAGCCGCACAGATCTACTGCGAATTAGTTCGCCTCGGCGCCCACATGCAGGTCATCGATATCGGAGGTGGTCTGGGTATCGATTACGACGGATCCAAATCCAGCGAGTCCGATATATCGGTTGGTTATAGTCTGGAAGACTATGCGTCAACTGTAGTTGAAGCTGTTCGGTTGGCATGCGACCGCAGGTCTGTCAAGCACCCGGTTATATGCAGCGAAAGTGGCCGAGCTATTGTCTCCCATCACTCGGTTTTGATCTTTGAAGCTGTTTCAGCCAGTACATATGAGTCCCCAGCGGTGTCTCCGTTTGGGTTACAGTATATCGTTGAGGGGCTTCCGGACGAAGCTCGTGCCGATTATGAGAACTTATCGGATGCGGCAATGAGGGGTGAGTACGAGACTTGTTTGCTCTACGCTGACCAGTTGAAGCAACGCTGTGTCGATCAGTTCAAGGATGGGTCTTTGGGGATGGAGCAACTCGCAGCTGTTGATGGGTTGTGTGATTTGGTATCAAAGGAAATAGGAGCAGTCGATCCAGTCCGTACCTACCATGTGAATCTATCTATTTTCACCTCGATTCCTGATTTTTGGGGCATTGGCCAGATTTTTCCGATAGTTCCCATTCATCGTCTCGATCAAAGGCCGTCCGGGAGGGGAATTCTGTCGGATTTAACCTGTGACAGCGATGGTAAGATTGACAAGTTTATAGGCGGCGAGTCGAGCTTGCCGCTTCATGAGCTGGAAGGCGATGGGCGGTACTATTTGGGAATGTTCTTGGGCGGGGCTTATGAGGAGGCGATCGGTGGGCTTCACAATCTGTTCGGCGGACCGAGCGTTGTGCGGGTGTCGCAAAGCGACGGTCCGCAAAGCTTTGCTGTGACACGGGCTGTGCCAGGCCCGTCGTGTGAGGATGTTCTGCGGGTGATGCAGCACGAGCCTGAGCTAATGTTCCAGACACTCAAGCACCGAGCAGAGGAGTGTGTTGATGGGAACAGCATTGCTGCGACTGCTTCTCTTGCCGCCTGCGCCCGTTCCTTCCGGAACATGCCTTATCTGGTGGTGGGAGCGTCTTCTTGCAGCATGACTGCTATCAATAACAGCGGTTTTTACTATTGCAACGAGGATGCCTACAATGATCCAGCTGCCGCTGAGGACGAGCAGTGGTCTTATGGTGTTGCTTGA
- the LOC122312521 gene encoding NADH dehydrogenase [ubiquinone] 1 beta subcomplex subunit 9-like: MSVASTAAYAARRAAQKERVRILYRRALKDTLNWAVHRHLFYQDASDLRERFDGNKHVEDLDTIDKMIADGEASYNKWRHPDPYIVPWAPGGSKFTRNPTPPSGIEIVYNYGREDND, translated from the exons ATGAGCGTGGCATCTACAGCAGCGTACGCAGCTCGGAGAGCAGCCCAGAAGGAGAGGGTTCGGATCCTGTACAGGCGAGCCCTCAAGGACACTCTCAACTGGGCTGTCCATCGGCACCTCTTCTACCAAGAT GCTTCAGACCTCCGTGAGCGTTTCGACGGCAACAAACACGTG GAAGACCTTGACACAATTGATAAAATGATAGCTGATGGTGAAGCAAGTTACAATAAGTGGCGGCACCCGGATCCTTATATTG TTCCTTGGGCTCCTGGTGGTTCAAAGTTCACTCGAAACCCAACTCCGCCATCTGGG ATTGAGATAGTATACAACTATGGTCGAGAAGACAATGACTAA